The DNA region tttaCTTTACCGGCATCTGCCACACTAGTGTGACCTGTCCTGCATAACGACATTCGCCACATtaatgcgaccgtgctgccctcttacaatCTCGGACCTACTTAAAATTTTGCAGAAATCAGGACCGACGGGCCGAGGGGAAGATTGTGTCGGGTTTGCGCCGAGGGAACGTTACGAGCCCTCACGGTCATAAGAGCCCTCCCCAGATTATAGCCATCGTGTGCGTTTTGCCCATTCAAGCGACGTTCGGCCCGTCTACCAGACCCCGCCACGCCGGGCTCGATCTGTGCGCGAGGATCGCTTGGCTATCTGGGGAGATGCCATCTCTGAGCGGCGAGAATTCCGTTGAATGTCACGACGTTAGTAactgtaacgacgcgacgattcgatatctgttattatgtttatcgatttcgttattcatatttgtaatatgcgatttctttgtcattccggttcgacgtacgaaaacgaaaagacgtgtttgatctcaggcggagattcagacgggataatttaattagttgtatttgttataattcaaatttcgtattaaaacaTTTCGAGTTTACGAACGTATTATTCAATTTTCGATTTAAATCCTACATTTTTGGGGGCTCGTCCTAAAGCCAGTGCGTGAAAGCAGTGTTCGCGCGTGCAACGACAGTTCAGTGTGCCTAAATTGTGATCGGAATAttacgggagtacatccgcaatGTCTTCTCGGGATCTAAACGCGCTTACGGTCGCAGAGCTAAAAGAAATTCTGCGAAATGAGAGTCTACAGACGTCCGGAACGAAGTCAGAGCTGATAGCACGATTAATTGAACACGATCCATCATGTCAATGGGCCTACCGCGGTCAGACGGACACGGTCAACGAAAATGCGGGCGGAGACGTGTACGAGAGTCATACTTCGGGGAATACGGCGAGGAATGACGATGCAGTGGACGTTCGGCGCGAGATAATCCTtttaaacagagaaagagaaatagcAGAGAGGGAGCTAGAATTGACGAGACGCGAACTTGCGTTAATACAAGAAACACGACGTTCAAGCGGAGCAGAACATGCGAATCCGAGAGAAGAAAACACACACGGACGAGTTGGTGTGAAAACTGTCGCCGAGCTACTCGCGTACTTCGATGGGAAGTCGGAAGACTATCCAACGTGGGTGAAACAAATAAAGGTGTTACGAAGGACGTACAAATTGAATGATAACGAGACGAAAGTGTTGATAGGAATGCGCGTACGGGGAAAAGCGAGAGATTGGGTTCACTCCCGTTCTGAATACATTGAACTTCTCGCCGACGATTTACTCTCGAAGTTAGAACAGATGTTCTACCACAGGCCGAGCAACCTTGTGCTTCGCGACCGATTACGGGAACGAGTGTGGAAAAAGAACGAGTCTTTCGAGGACTATTTCCACGATAAAATTATAAAGgcgaaccgtataccgatagaCGACGAAGTTGAGCTTGTCGACCACATCATCGAGGGCATTCCGGACAGGTCTCTGAGGTCACAAGCGAAAATGCATTGTTTCAAGACTCCAGAAGCATTGCTGGTGGCTTTTGAACAGTTGATGCTTCCGTCAACGAGCTTCGCGGGAAATTCGTTAATCGACGAGCGGAGGAGACTACCAACAACCCAACAGGATAGGGAAGCGTTCCGGAAAGACAAATCGAGGAGATGCTTCAACTGCAACACTGAAGGTCATCTCAGTGCAGACTGTCCGGCGAAGTCTCGCGGTCCCAAATGTTTTCGGTGCGGCCAACATGGACACCTTGCGCCGAACTGCTCAAAGCGAGATACTGGCCCCGAAAAAACGGTGAAATTGGTAACACGATTTCCTTCTACTCAATCGTGTAAGGCGGTAAGATTGAACAATGTTGAACTGATGTCGATAATAGATACCGCGAGTGATCTAACGCTCATGAGCGCGTCTTGTCTTGTAAAAATAGGAGCACCGTGTTTACAGATTAGCGGAACGACTTTTGCGGGCGTTGGATCAAACGGACATAAGACGTTAGGCAAATTTAGAACCAGCGTTGTTATCGATGAACACGCAtatgaaattgaatttcacGTAGTTTCCGATATTTTACTAAAACACGATTTACTTTTAGGCGCAGACTTCTTAAATAAAGTTAAGTTAGTCAGAAACGGACGAGAGATAACGATagagaaaattcgcgaagaccCTGTCACTGATAAATGGTGTGATGAAAGTATACCGGAAGTTTTTCGGATCGTATGCGAGCGAGAGGAAGTAGATGTAACACATATAGACGATATTGCGATTCGACAACGAGTCAAGAATTTTATTGTCGAGTAcgcgcctaaaaaaattaaggagGTGAACGTAGAAATGAGTATTGTTCTGAAAGACGAGGAACCCGTGTTTCAGAGACCACGACGTTTAGCACCAGCAGAAAAGAGTGCGGTAGACGCACAAATAAGCGATTGGTTACGGGATGGCATTATTCAgccgtctctctctctgaatACGCGAGTCCCATCGTTCTCGTAAAGAAAAAAGACGGCTCTATGCGTTTGTGCGTAGATTATAGAAAATTAAACCAGAAAATAGTAAGGGACCGTTACCCTTTACCTCTCGTGGAAGACCAGCTGGACGCGTTACAGGGCGCTAAACTGTTCAGTACCCTTGACTTAAGAAATGGATTTTTCCATGTGCCGGTACATAAGGATAGCCGTAAGTTCACATCGTTTGTTGTACCCAATGGTCAGTATGAATTTTTACGCGTTCCTTTCGGTTTATCTAACTCTCCAGCTGTCTTCGTGAGATTCATTAATATGGTTTTCAGAGATCTTTTGCAACAAAAAGTTATTTTGGCCTATATGGATGACATCATCGTACCATCGAGTGACTTAGAAAGCGGAATACAAAAACTGGAACAAGTTTTAGCAGTAGCTAGCGATCACGGTCtggaaataaattggaaaaaatgttcaTGGCTACGCAGTAAAGTCGAATTTTTGGGACACATTGTAGAGAATGGCTCTGTTCGGCCGTCTGAGGGTAAAACAGCGGCCGTAGCAAAATTTCCAGTACCGAAGAATGCCAAACAAGTTCAAAGCTTTTTGGGTCTGACCGGATACTTTCGAAAATTTATAGAAGGTTATTCAACAATCGCTAGACCATTGAAGAACCTGTTACGAGCAGGCGTTACGTTCGAGCTCGATGGTACGGCGATAGGTGCATTCGATCTcttgaaaacaaaattaatgGAGAAACCAGTGTTAAACATTTACAAAGTAGATGCGGAGACCGAATTACACACGGACGCATCGTCATTCGGTTTCGGAGCAGTTTTGATGCAACGCAGCGACGACGATAACAAATTTCACCCGATATATTTTGCTAGCGGTAAAACGACACCAGCCGAAGCTAGATACGCGAGTTACGAGCTGGAAGTCTTGGCGATTATACGATCA from Lasioglossum baleicum chromosome 11, iyLasBale1, whole genome shotgun sequence includes:
- the LOC143213638 gene encoding uncharacterized protein LOC143213638 produces the protein MRPNQDRRAEGKIVSGLRRGNVTSPHGHKSPPQIIAIVCVLPIQATFGPSTRPRHAGLDLCARIAWLSGEMPSLSGENSVECHDVKLKEILRNESLQTSGTKSELIARLIEHDPSCQWAYRGQTDTVNENAGGDVYESHTSGNTARNDDAVDVRREIILLNREREIAERELELTRRELALIQETRRSSGAEHANPREENTHGRVGVKTVAELLAYFDGKSEDYPTWVKQIKVLRRTYKLNDNETKVLIGMRVRGKARDWVHSRSEYIELLADDLLSKLEQMFYHRPSNLVLRDRLRERVWKKNESFEDYFHDKIIKANRIPIDDEVELVDHIIEGIPDRSLRSQAKMHCFKTPEALLVAFEQLMLPSTSFAGNSLIDERRRLPTTQQDREAFRKDKSRRCFNCNTEGHLSADCPAKSRGPKCFRCGQHGHLAPNCSKRDTGPEKTVKLVTRFPSTQSCKAVRLNNVELMSIIDTASDLTLMSASCLVKIGAPCLQISGTTFAGVGSNGHKTLGKFRTSVVIDEHAYEIEFHVVSDILLKHDLLLGADFLNKVKLVRNGREITIEKIREDPVTDKWCDEKTTTFSTSRKECDYRKLNQKIVRDRYPLPLVEDQLDALQGAKLFSTLDLRNGFFHVPVHKDSRKFTSFVVPNAVFVRFINMVFRDLLQQKVILAYMDDIIVPSSDLESGIQKLEQVLAVASDHGLEINWKKCSWLRSKVEFLGHIVENGSVRPSEGKTAAVAKFPVPKNAKQVQSFLGLTGYFRKFIEGYSTIARPLKNLLRAGVTFELDGTAIGAFDLLKTKLMEKPVLNIYKVDAETELHTDASSFGFGAVLMQRSDDDNKFHPIYFASGKTTPAEARYASYELEQN